The genomic DNA TCAAACTAAGATAACTATTTACTAAATACACAAAAGTttactaaatttatatttaaatattacaaattgaAAATGTGTCACTAGTCAACCTGAGATAattaactataaaaaaacaCACGAAAAGTttactaaattaatattttgtaatatttatatcaaCGATTTCATCCAATTTTCAAACCATTTTCTGTTGTTTTTCAGGACAATAATTTGTGTGAACAAAGAGACCAATGAAATGGAAAGATGAAAATGTTTTGTGTTAGCACAGAAAATAATATggagaaaattatataatttatttaaaaaacacaaatgatttaatgaaaatattgtACAAATAGgaaaaattctgtttttttttttcattataatttgtgtattttttttgaaacaactGATAAAAAATTGccttggaaaaaagaaaaaaaaaaagaaagagtaaaaagGGGCAGTATTCTCTTTAAATTGTGAAATACCCCCTCGAGCTCTTTTTAGATTCGTGAGagtcattttgttttctggttaGCCCTAAAAGTTTACTCCTTCCCACCGCACCAACCAACCATTCTGGAACTTGGAGTTTGCTCCTCAATCGGTAGATTAGAGATAGATCATAGATGGATTTGATGGAGAAGAACTTGGAGCTAGTGGAGATTCAGAAGCTCGAAGGCCACACCGATCGGGTTTGGAGCGTAGCTTGGAACCCAGTCTCCTCTCACGCCGACGGTGTTTCACCGGTTCTTGCTTCTTGCAGTGGCGACAACACCGTTCGTATCTGGGAACAAAGCTCCCTCTCTCGCTCCTGGACCTGCAAGGTCTctatctcttatctcttctctttctcttcaagaaagttcaaaccttttttttttttccgagaAAAGTTTCAATTTACAGAAATCTATTGATTCTTTAGGTCAGTTTTACATTATAATTTGTGGGTTTTTCTCCGATTCTATAAAGGGTTTAACTTGACCTTGAACTTGGAGTAGACCAGTGCGTTAGGACGTTTTTGTTGACCACTGTTGTGTTAGTTAAAGCTTTGTTGATTGTAATGAGCTCAGACTGTTTTGGAAGAAACGCATACAAGAACTGTGAGGTCGTGTGCTTGGTCACCCTCAGGAGAGTTATTGGCCACTGCAAGTTTCGATGGTACCACTGGCATTTGGAAGAATTATGGATCTGATTTTGAGTGTATTGCCACTTTGGAGGTACTTTTCTAGCCCAATCCTCGACTTGTAGTTGTTGTTCCATCAATTACATGAATTGCTTCATCTATCCTTTTTGCTCCTTTGACCTTTTGCTTACTTGATCTGTAGTTATAGTTTGTTTGATAACCTGAAAGCATCACTATCACAGCTCCTTTTTGCTCTTTCGACTTTGTCACTTGATCTGTAATGCTGAGCTCCTCTGAAGCAACCCATCTCCTTTGTAAATCTTTGTTCCATTATCTAGATCCTCCTTGGCTTATCAGAGTTACTACTATTAGTCTCCTGGATTTTTCAGCTTTACTTCATAATTCAGTATTCATTATGCTCAAAGTTTTTAGAGGTTTTCTTGtactgttttttttgctttgaaggACACTTTTTGGCTAGTAGAATCTTATTAGATAACTGTATGCAGGGACATGANTAATTTGATTCTGAGTGCATTGTTGTGTTATTTCCATGGCTTTttataagcttctcttagagcatATCTTTTACTCATTTGATCAAAAAAGCCTCTTTGCTTTAGTcaacttttataattttcttagcCAAAAAAAGAGTGAAATTTAACAAGTAAATACAAATCAATAAGATTtgaaaagtaaagaaatcaTTGTTGTCTGGTGCCTAACATTTTATGTCAACTAGATAAATGACACTTTTTATTACCTTtatatgaaataaagaaaaaaaatctataaagaacatttattttaaaatttatttttaacaaatcacACATATAAATGGTTTCCCTTAATTCATATAATACGGTGCCGACACCTGGCCATTTTAAGAATAGATAGCATACTAATTAATAACACacaacttttaatttaaatagaaatattaCATCACCACCACTAGTCAAACTAAGATAACTATTTACTAAATACACAAAAGTttactaaatttatatttaaatattacaaattgaAAATGTGTCACTAGTCAACCTGAGATAattaactataaaaaaacaCACGAAAAGTttactaaattaatattttgtaatatttatatcaaCGATTTCATCCAATTTTCAAACCATTTTCTGTTGTTTTTCAGGACAATAATTTGTGTGAACAAAGAGACCAATGAAATGGAAAGATGAAAATGTTTTGTGTTAGCACAGAAAATAATATggagaaaattatataatttatttaaaaaacacaaatgatttaatgaaaatattgtACAAATAGgaaaaattctgtttttttttttcattataatttgtgtattttttttgaaacaactGATAAAAAATTGccttggaaaaaagaaaaaaaaaaagaaagagtaaaaagGGGCAGTATTCTCTTTAAATTGTGAAATACCCCCTCGAGCTCTTTTTAGATTCGTGAGagtcattttgttttctggttaGCCCTAAAAGTTTACTCCTTCCCACCGCACCAACCAACCATTCTGGAACTTGGAGTTTGCTCCTCAATCGGTAGATTAGAGATAGATCATAGATGGATTTGATGGAGAAGAACTTGGAGCTAGTGGAGATTCAGAAGCTCGAAGGCCACACCGATCGGGTTTGGAGCGTAGCTTGGAACCCAGTCTCCTCTCACGCCGACGGTGTTTCACCGGTTCTTGCTTCTTGCAGTGGCGACAACACCGTTCGTATCTGGGAACAAAGCTCCCTCTCTCGCTCCTGGACCTGCAAGGTCTctatctcttatctcttctctttctcttcaagaaagttcaaaccttttttttttttccgagaAAAGTTTCAATTTACAGAAATCTATTGATTCTTTAGGTCAGTTTTACATTATAATTTGTGGGTTTTTCTCCGATTCTATAAAGGGTTTAACTTGACCTTGAACTTGGAGTAGACCAGTGCGTTAGGACGTTTTTGTTGACCACTGTTGTGTTAGTTAAAGCTTTGTTGATTGTAATGAGCTCAGACTGTTTTGGAAGAAACGCATACAAGAACTGTGAGGTCGTGTGCTTGGTCACCCTCAGGAGAGTTATTGGCCACTGCAAGTTTCGATGGTACCACTGGCATTTGGAAGAATTATGGATCTGATTTTGAGTGTATTGCCACTTTGGAGGTACTTTTCTAGCCCAATCCTCGACTTGTAGTTGTTGTTCCATCAATTACATGAATTGCTTCATCTATCCTTTTTGCTCCTTTGACCTTTTGCTTACTTGATCTGTAGTTATAGTTTGTTTGATAACCTGAAAGCATCACTATCACAGCTCCTTTTTGCTCTTTCGACTTTGTCACTTGATCTGTAATGCTGAGCTCCTCTGAAGCAACCCATCTCCTTTGTAAATCTTTGTTCCATTATCTAGATCCTCCTTGGCTTATCAGAGTTACTACTATTAGTCTCCTGGATTTTTCAGCTTTACTTCATAATTCAGTATTCATTATGCTCAAAGTTTTTAGAGGTTTTCTTGtactgttttttttgctttgaaggACACTTTTTGGCTAGTAGAATCTTATTAGATAACTGTATGCAGGGACATGAAAACGAAGTCAAAAGTGTATCATGGAATGCATCTGGTTCATACCTAGCAACATGTAGTAGAGATAAGTCTGTCTGGATTTGGGAAGTGCTTGAAGGGAATGAATATGAGTGCGCTGCAGTATTAAGTGAGCATACACAAGATGTGAAGATGGTTCAGTGGCATCCCACCATGGATGTGTTATTTTCTTGCAGTTATGATGACACCATCAAGGTAATGAGAATACTATATTAGGTTTAGTGATGCAGAACCTGAAGCTGttacacaaaaaaatgaaaaaaaaaattgtattttaacaACGTTAGTCGCGTGCTACTAACAGGTTTGGTGGTCTCAAGATTGTGATGGTGAGTTTGAATGTGTCCAAACCTTAGGTGAATCTAACAAGTATATCTTCTACCCATGTGTTTTTAATATGCTTTCGATTTTGTTCTTACTAGGCTCTTACTTGTTATAGTAGATTAATGTGCCTTTATTCTTCACACAGTGGTCACTCCTCTACGGTTTGGGCCATCTCGTTTAACGCTACAGGGGACAAGATGGTTACTTGTAGGTTAGTGAATCTTCTCCCCTTGTCTCCCATAGGCATTATTGAAGCAATGTAATCTGTCTCTGGGTTATTGTTCTGACCATAGCAGGCTTGGCTGAATGTGTACTTGCAGTGATGATCGAACCTTGAAGATATGGGGGACAGATATTGCCAGGATGCAGTCTGGTGAAGAATATGTACCTTGGTGAGAATATAATGGTTTACATGTAATTGAGTTTGTTCGTTTCTTACTGTTTCGAGTTGACATAATACACAGCCTGCAAGATTCCAAGAAATTTTTATTCCAACTTTTACTAATGTAATCCTTACTTGCTCGGACTTTGCAGGTCTCATCTTTGTACACTCTCTGGTTATCATGACCGTACCATATACTCAGCTCACTGGTCAAGGTATTGACACCTTTAAAGGGTTTGGTTTCTTAAAGCATGGTGTCACCATGTTTCCAATCCTAGTTTCTAACTCTGCCAGCCTAAAAGCAAAAACTTTGTTGTGCCTGATAATTGCACTCCCAGTCATCTGATCAAATGTATCCAGATTAGGGATTTTCATACCATTTTAATAAGCTATATTGCCTCCTCCTCCAATTTTCTTTCGTGAGACCACACTGAGTAAAATTTCCCTGAAGTTTACTATATATCTTTTGGGGtttcttaagttttgttttcttatatttttctttcaaaattttgacaGGGATGACATTATTGCCAGTGGAGCAGGCGATGATGCTATACGGTTGTTTGTGGACAGCCATGACTCTGTAAGATAATTTCATCTTGTAGTACTTCACTTCAAAACTGATATCCTTTTTATCTCAATGCATACTTAAGTAGAATTTGGCTGTATCGTTCCAACTTACATAGCACAATACAAGAAACCAAATGCAGGCAGTACTTATAGTTTTCCTAGTCTTGCCAATGGTTTACCACTATATAATTAAACATTTCTGCTTCATCTTTGAACTTAAAATCATTTGTTTGTGTACCAGGTTGATGGACCTTCCTATAATCTTTTgctgaagaaaaataaagcacATGACAATGATGTAAACTGTGTCCAATGGTCACGCGGTGTAAGTTCCATGTTTCTTATGAAGTAATAGACCCAACTGCATACTATTTCATACGTTATACATGGTTGAAATAATGAAGTATTCTATACGGCATCTTATAAAT from Camelina sativa cultivar DH55 chromosome 7, Cs, whole genome shotgun sequence includes the following:
- the LOC104703131 gene encoding protein CIA1 isoform X2, translated to MDLMEKNLELVEIQKLEGHTDRVWSVAWNPVSSHADGVSPVLASCSGDNTVRIWEQSSLSRSWTCKTVLEETHTRTVRSCAWSPSGELLATASFDGTTGIWKNYGSDFECIATLEGHENEVKSVSWNASGSYLATCSRDKSVWIWEVLEGNEYECAAVLSEHTQDVKMVQWHPTMDVLFSCSYDDTIKVWWSQDDDGEFECVQTLGESNNGHSSTVWAISFNATGDKMVTCSDDRTLKIWGTDIARMQSGEEYVPWTHLCTLSGYHDRTIYSAHWSRDDIIASGAGDDAIRLFVDSHDSVDGPSYNLLLKKNKAHDNDVNCVQWSRGEGDRLLASASDDGMVKIWQVATKP
- the LOC104703131 gene encoding protein CIA1 isoform X3, yielding MDLMEKNLELVEIQKLEGHTDRVWSVAWNPVSSHADGVSPVLASCSGDNTVRIWEQSSLSRSWTCKTVLEETHTRTVRSCAWSPSGELLATASFDGTTGIWKNYGSDFECIATLEGHENEVKSVSWNASGSYLATCSRDKSVWIWEVLEGNEYECAAVLSEHTQDVKMVQWHPTMDVLFSCSYDDTIKVWWSQDCDGEFECVQTLGESNNGHSSTVWAISFNATGDKMVTCSDDRTLKIWGTDIARMQSGEEYVPWSHLCTLSGYHDRTIYSAHWSRDDIIASGAGDDAIRLFVDSHDSVDGPSYNLLLKKNKAHDNDVNCVQWSRGEGDRLLASASDDGMVKIWQVATKP